In Macaca fascicularis isolate 582-1 chromosome X, T2T-MFA8v1.1, one DNA window encodes the following:
- the LOC102135431 gene encoding doublesex- and mab-3-related transcription factor C1 isoform X1 → MAAPPKAPIRVRNLTIRAGVLTGRENNMLQPETHIFTASEEGSSQGALLLGQAPESLSLPRTPVTLEQQLVSPSGDPHRPPALPSICSTLILQPCATLDPLLLQPQVPKVSDQALVSAHSEWQRKLEAAEALLTLRNSAQAPPDSISLHQPCNPPAPAGDKGFQPPSPSLRPRPASSISLPIGHLGCISLLS, encoded by the exons ATGGCTGCCCCTCCCAAAGCTCCCATCCGTGTCAGGAATTTGACCATCAGAGCAGGAGTCCTCA CTGGGAGGGAGAACAACATGCTGCAGCCCGAGACCCACATCTTCACAGCCTCCGAGGAG GGGAGCTCCCAAGGGGCTCTGCTGCTTGGCCAGGCCCCAGAATCTTTGTCTCTGCCTCGTACTCCAGTGACCTTGGAGCAGCAACTGGTTTCTCCTTCTGGAGATCCCCACAggccccctgccctgcccagcat ATGCTCAACTCTGATCCTCCAGCCCTGTGCCACCCTTGACCCTCTTCTACTGCAGCCACAG GTCCCCAAAGTCTCTGACCAGGCTTTGGTTTCTGCCCACTCAGAGTGGCAGCGGAAACTGGAGGCCGCTGAGGCTCTGCTGACTCTGAGAAACTCTGCCCAGGCCCCTCCTGACTCCATCTCCCTGCACCAGCCTTGCAACCCACCAG CTCCTGCTGGAGATAAAGGATTCCAGCCTCCCAGCCCCTCTCTCCGCCCCAGGCCAGCCAGCTCCATCTCGCTGCCTATTGGACATCTGGGATGCATCTCCCTCTTGAGCTAG